In Chitinophaga nivalis, a single genomic region encodes these proteins:
- a CDS encoding alkaline phosphatase family protein yields MKKILLIAGGMLLGAAAMAQQAKHVVLITIDGFRPDFYTDPSWGMVNLRMMKEKGAYAAGVNSVFPSVTYPNHTSLITGVTPARHGIYYNTPFEGDSATGKWYWYYTALKTPTLYDAVRKAGKTSANVIWPVTVGAPVDYNIPDIWPLGKDKDRRMATAASAYPKGLWEEVQEQATGKITPADFAMENGEMIMDENVARMSAYLIRTYKPAFTTLHLACTDHYEHEEGRDGFLVRKAVAGADRALGTIVEALKRAGIYDSTAIIVTGDHGFVDIQQSFAPNLLLAQHGLLNDVQKGDWKAQFHTAGGAAFLYLKNPKDQATLEKVKAILKALPAAQQQLFKVLDRTALTAIGADPSAALALAAAKGVTMSGARKGELIKAAKGGTHGYYPDFKEIQTGFVAYGAGILPGSHVVEMNVTDVAPLIAQLLGLPFEKVDGKVPPGITTTR; encoded by the coding sequence ATGAAAAAGATATTACTGATAGCCGGTGGCATGTTGCTGGGAGCAGCTGCCATGGCACAACAGGCGAAACATGTGGTGCTGATTACCATCGATGGTTTCCGGCCCGACTTCTACACCGACCCTTCCTGGGGAATGGTGAACCTGCGTATGATGAAAGAAAAAGGGGCTTATGCTGCAGGCGTAAACAGTGTATTTCCTTCCGTTACCTATCCCAATCATACGTCTTTGATTACCGGGGTAACACCCGCCAGACATGGCATCTATTATAATACGCCGTTTGAAGGCGATAGTGCTACCGGAAAGTGGTATTGGTATTACACTGCCCTGAAAACGCCTACATTGTATGATGCCGTGCGTAAAGCCGGCAAAACATCCGCCAACGTGATCTGGCCGGTAACGGTAGGCGCGCCGGTAGACTATAATATCCCCGATATCTGGCCACTGGGCAAGGATAAAGACCGTAGGATGGCTACTGCTGCCAGCGCTTATCCAAAGGGATTATGGGAAGAAGTACAGGAGCAGGCTACCGGAAAAATTACGCCGGCAGACTTTGCGATGGAAAACGGAGAGATGATCATGGACGAAAACGTAGCGCGTATGTCGGCCTATCTCATTCGTACCTATAAACCTGCTTTCACCACCTTGCACCTGGCTTGTACAGATCATTATGAACATGAAGAAGGCCGCGATGGTTTCCTCGTAAGAAAAGCAGTGGCCGGCGCAGACCGCGCACTGGGTACGATTGTGGAAGCACTCAAACGGGCAGGCATATACGATAGCACCGCCATCATCGTCACCGGTGATCACGGTTTTGTGGATATACAACAGTCTTTTGCCCCCAACCTGTTACTGGCGCAACATGGACTGCTGAATGATGTTCAGAAAGGAGACTGGAAAGCACAGTTTCATACCGCTGGCGGCGCCGCTTTTTTATACCTGAAAAATCCGAAAGACCAGGCAACCCTGGAAAAGGTAAAAGCAATACTGAAAGCGTTGCCGGCGGCACAGCAACAGCTGTTTAAAGTACTGGACCGTACTGCATTGACGGCTATCGGTGCAGATCCATCTGCGGCCCTGGCCCTGGCTGCGGCTAAAGGTGTCACCATGAGTGGCGCCCGCAAGGGAGAGCTGATAAAGGCCGCCAAAGGCGGTACCCACGGTTATTATCCTGATTTTAAGGAAATACAGACCGGCTTTGTGGCATATGGCGCCGGTATTCTGCCGGGCAGTCACGTAGTGGAAATGAATGTAACCGATGTAGCGCCGCTGATCGCGCAGCTGTTGGGGCTGCCTTTTGAAAAGGTGGATGGCAAAGTGCCACCAGGTATTACTACCACCCGCTAA